Part of the Roseofilum capinflatum BLCC-M114 genome is shown below.
TCAGAATCCTTACAAGTTGCTCGCAATAACATTGATACTCAATTGGATGCAGGGAATTTAGATCAAGCCACCTTATCCATTGATAACTTATTCATGGAGCAATTATCCCTGTATACCGGAGAAGAGTTTAAAGTTGATGATGACATTCAATCGATCGCCCAATTCCAAGAGCGTCTAGCTGAAATTGAAGAACTGACCGGCAAAACCACAGTAGTCACCTATGTTTTGTCCCGCCCGGATCAATTGGATTTCATCTTAATTACGCCCAGAGGTCAAGCAATTTATAAAAGTGTTCCCAATATTCAACGCTCTGAAGTCCTGGAAACGATCCAAAACTTTCGAGGCGAATTAACCAATCCCCGTAAACGCAATAGCACCAGCTATTTGCCCTATGCTCAACAACTGTATCAATGGTTAATTGCCCCCATAGAAGATCAGTTAGAAGAGGCAGGAACCGATGTTTTAGTCTTCAGTATGGATGTGGGATTACGGTCTATTCCGGTAGCGGCCCTGCATGATGGGGAACAATTCCTGATTGAAAAATATAATTTGGGCTTAATTCCTTCTGTCCTCTTGACGGATACCAAATACCAGTCCCTAGAAAATGCTGAAGTATTAGCCTTTGGAGCCTCTGAGTTTAGCGAACAAGCGCCCTTACCTGCGGTTCCTGTGGAGATTGAGACGATTACTAACAATTTATGGAGAGGCAAAGGGTTTTTGAATAATGACTTTACCCGTAATAATTTAGTCTCTCAACGGGAGTTTGCGCCTTCGGCGATCATCCATTTAGCCACCCATGCAGAATTTAACTCAGGATCGCCCCAAAATTCCTATATTCAACTGTGGAATGAGCAACTGACTCTTGATAATTTAAGAACATTGGGATGGAATAATCCCCAAGTAGAATTGTTAGTTTTGAGTGCCTGTCGTACCGCAGTCGGCGATCCATCCGCCGAGTTAGGATTTGCCGGATTAGCGGTACAAGCGGGGGTGAAAAGTGCTTTAGCCAGTCTGTGGTATGTCTCCGATGAAGGGACATTAGCCCTCATGACTCAGTTC
Proteins encoded:
- a CDS encoding CHAT domain-containing protein; this translates as DGGEQPPQDGGEQPPQDGGDQPPQDGGDQPPQDGGEQPPQDGGEQPPQDGGQQPAQDGGQQPAQDGGQQPPQNGGQQPAQDRRVNQLNPTQEGLHNPTSPNQQVGDRGPASPASQVGEPGLQNSRGGEPTLQQSPDRQTQGAEPSQDQPDTRQTDQPQDTQESGEPRQNTANGSNRLARSESLQVARNNIDTQLDAGNLDQATLSIDNLFMEQLSLYTGEEFKVDDDIQSIAQFQERLAEIEELTGKTTVVTYVLSRPDQLDFILITPRGQAIYKSVPNIQRSEVLETIQNFRGELTNPRKRNSTSYLPYAQQLYQWLIAPIEDQLEEAGTDVLVFSMDVGLRSIPVAALHDGEQFLIEKYNLGLIPSVLLTDTKYQSLENAEVLAFGASEFSEQAPLPAVPVEIETITNNLWRGKGFLNNDFTRNNLVSQREFAPSAIIHLATHAEFNSGSPQNSYIQLWNEQLTLDNLRTLGWNNPQVELLVLSACRTAVGDPSAELGFAGLAVQAGVKSALASLWYVSDEGTLALMTQFYDYLRNAQLKSDALREAQLAMLRGEVRIEGGQLRASRGNVALPPVLAGNVAERPLAHPYYWSGFTMIGSPW